The Streptomyces sp. HUAS MG91 sequence GACGCCCACCCCGGTCAGTCCGGACAGCAGCAGGGCCCGTCTGCGTGACTCGTCCATCGGGACGTCGCTCCTCAGGTGTCGTGTGACATGTCGTGGGAGGTGAGGGAGTTGCGGTACGGCGGCATGAACCGCATCCGGGGCATCTGGTCGGCGAGGACCCCGCCGTCGACGACGATCCGGGCGCCGGTGATGTACGCGCCCGCGTCGGAGGCGAGCAGCAGCAGCGCGCCGACGCAGTCGTCCGGCTGGGCGTAGTGGCCGAGCGGGATGCGCTCGCGGTAGGCGGCCTCGAACGCCTCGCGGTCGAAGGGGAACTCCCCGTCGATCGGCGTCTCGACCATGCCGGGCGCGAGGGTGTTCGCGGTGATGCCGTGCGGGGCGAGCTCCACCGCGTACGTCTCGGTGAGCAGCTGCGCCGCCGCCTTGGATGCGTTGTAGTGGGCCAGGCCCGCCTCGGCGACCAGGGCGTTCTTCGAGGTGATGGTGATGACGCGGCCCCGGACGCCGTCCGCGACCATGTGCTCGGTGACGCGCTGGGTGAGGAAGAAGACGGCGTCCACGTTCACCCGCATCACCGCCGCCCAGCTCGCCGGGGTGATCTCGCCGACCCGCTCGAGGGCGGCCGTGCCCGCGTTGTTGACGAGGATGTGCAGCGGGCCGCACTCGGCGCGGACGGTGTCGGTGAAGCCGGCCAGCTCCTCGGTGCGGGACAGGTCCTGGCCGTACGTCCACGCGCGGCGGCCGAGCTTCTCGACGGCGGCGGCCGTGGTGGCGATGCCCTCGGCGTCCGGCAGGTCGACGAGGACGAGGTCCGCGCCCGCCTCGGCCAGGCCGACGGCGAAGGCGCGGCCGAGGCCCCGGGCCGCACCGGTCACCAGCGCGGTGCGGCCCGTCAGGTCGAAGCGGTCGACGCCGCGCGCCCCGGTGCTCACGACAGCCCCAGGAGGTCGAGCGAGGGGCGCTCGATGATGGCCTCCACCGCGTCGGCGTCGAGCGGCGGGAGGCCGGGGATGCCGGGGATCGCGGCGATCTCCCGCAGCCCCTTCACCGAGTCGTCGACGGTGGTGAACGGGTAGTCGCTGCCGAACAGCAGCTTGTGCAGGACGCCGTAGTCCTGGGCGAGCCGGAGGCTGTGCCAGAGCTGGAACGGCCGGTAGTGCAGGGCGCTGACGTCCGCGTAGACGTGCGGGTGCTTGCGGATGACGGCGATGCACTCGCCCTCGAAGGGGTGGCCCAAGTGGGCCAGGACCATGCGGAGTTCGGGGTGGCGGATGGCGACCGCGTCGAGGTGGCGCGGCATCGCGTACTCCAGGGGCGCCGCCGACACGAAGGTGGTGCCGGTGTGCACCAGGAGCGGCAGGCCGTGCCGCTCGGCGTACGCGTACAGCTCGTCGTACTCCTCGGCGGCCGGGTCGAAGCCCGCGTACATCGGCATGAGCTTGATGCCGCGCAGGCCCAGCTCCTGGTGGCCGTAGCGCAGTTCGTCCTGCCAGCCGGGCTGGGTGGGGTCGAGGGCGAGGTAGCCGATGAGGCGGTCGGGGCGCTCGGCAACGTAGGCGGCGACGGCCTTGTCGTCGACCCACAGGCCGCTGCGGCGGGCCTTGCCGCCGACGACGATCGTGCGCGTGTCGGCCGGTGAACTGGCCGCGTATTCCTCCCACTTGACGGTGAGGTCGACCTCGCCCTCGTGGGCGCGTGCGGAGTCGGAGGCGAACGGGTCGGTGAAGTCGTGGCTGTGCCGGAACAGATGGGAGTGGACGTCGACGATCATGTCCGGTTCCTCTTCTCCCAGCC is a genomic window containing:
- a CDS encoding SDR family oxidoreductase, with the translated sequence MSTGARGVDRFDLTGRTALVTGAARGLGRAFAVGLAEAGADLVLVDLPDAEGIATTAAAVEKLGRRAWTYGQDLSRTEELAGFTDTVRAECGPLHILVNNAGTAALERVGEITPASWAAVMRVNVDAVFFLTQRVTEHMVADGVRGRVITITSKNALVAEAGLAHYNASKAAAQLLTETYAVELAPHGITANTLAPGMVETPIDGEFPFDREAFEAAYRERIPLGHYAQPDDCVGALLLLASDAGAYITGARIVVDGGVLADQMPRMRFMPPYRNSLTSHDMSHDT
- a CDS encoding amidohydrolase family protein; the encoded protein is MIVDVHSHLFRHSHDFTDPFASDSARAHEGEVDLTVKWEEYAASSPADTRTIVVGGKARRSGLWVDDKAVAAYVAERPDRLIGYLALDPTQPGWQDELRYGHQELGLRGIKLMPMYAGFDPAAEEYDELYAYAERHGLPLLVHTGTTFVSAAPLEYAMPRHLDAVAIRHPELRMVLAHLGHPFEGECIAVIRKHPHVYADVSALHYRPFQLWHSLRLAQDYGVLHKLLFGSDYPFTTVDDSVKGLREIAAIPGIPGLPPLDADAVEAIIERPSLDLLGLS